In Vibrio japonicus, one DNA window encodes the following:
- the rpsU gene encoding 30S ribosomal protein S21 — translation MPVVKVRENEPFDVALRRFKRSCEKAGILSEVRRREHYEKPTTVRKRAKAAAQKRHAKKLARENARRVRLY, via the coding sequence ATGCCAGTAGTTAAAGTACGTGAAAACGAACCGTTCGACGTAGCTCTGCGTCGTTTCAAGCGCTCTTGCGAAAAAGCAGGTATCCTTTCTGAAGTGCGTCGTCGTGAGCACTACGAAAAACCAACTACAGTTCGCAAACGCGCTAAAGCAGCAGCTCAAAAGCGTCACGCTAAGAAGCTAGCTCGCGAAAACGCTCGTCGCGTTCGCCTGTACTAA
- a CDS encoding TraK family protein: MSDYVKELQAWIIQRQPKTRPPTKQEVLATFIGVQSFVEEGIEAGYNLKTIWEYLTEQKYISFRYETFLRYVKQYIATKPKPCTTNEPEEEKQNVSRKISGFSFDAKPNKQDLI, encoded by the coding sequence ATGTCGGATTACGTCAAAGAGCTGCAAGCCTGGATTATTCAGCGCCAGCCCAAAACTCGCCCTCCCACCAAACAGGAAGTCCTTGCGACTTTCATTGGCGTTCAATCCTTCGTCGAAGAAGGCATTGAGGCCGGATATAACCTCAAAACCATTTGGGAGTACCTGACGGAGCAGAAATATATCTCGTTCCGCTATGAAACGTTTCTGCGCTACGTAAAGCAGTACATCGCGACGAAGCCCAAGCCCTGCACAACCAATGAGCCAGAGGAAGAAAAGCAGAACGTTTCGCGCAAAATCAGCGGATTTTCGTTTGATGCCAAGCCAAATAAGCAGGACTTGATATGA
- the tsaD gene encoding tRNA (adenosine(37)-N6)-threonylcarbamoyltransferase complex transferase subunit TsaD, translating into MRIIGIETSCDETGIAIYDDEKGLLSHKLYSQVKLHADYGGVVPELASRDHVKKTIPLIKAAMAEANLTPKDIDGVAYTAGPGLVGALLVGATIGRSLAYAWGVPAVPVHHMEGHLLAPMLEDNPPPFPFVAVLVSGGHSMMVEVKGIGEYKILGESIDDAAGEAFDKTAKLMGLDYPGGPLLSKLAEKGTPGRFKFPRPMTDRPGLDMSFSGLKTFTANTIAANGDDDQTRADIALAFEEAVCATLTIKCKRALEQTGFKRIVIAGGVSANRRLRADLEQLAKKIGGEVYYPRTEFCTDNGAMIAYAGMQRLKNGELADLSVQAMPRWPIDQLDPIA; encoded by the coding sequence ATGCGCATTATTGGTATCGAAACCTCTTGTGATGAAACAGGAATCGCGATTTATGACGATGAGAAAGGTCTACTTTCTCATAAACTTTACAGCCAGGTAAAACTGCATGCTGACTATGGCGGTGTAGTGCCTGAGTTGGCATCCCGTGACCATGTAAAAAAGACCATTCCACTGATTAAAGCAGCCATGGCGGAAGCGAATTTAACCCCAAAAGATATTGATGGTGTTGCTTACACGGCTGGTCCAGGTTTGGTGGGGGCTTTACTGGTTGGTGCAACGATTGGTCGAAGCCTTGCTTACGCTTGGGGCGTACCTGCAGTGCCTGTTCATCATATGGAAGGACACCTTTTGGCTCCAATGCTAGAAGACAACCCGCCTCCATTCCCATTTGTTGCTGTGTTGGTATCAGGTGGTCACTCAATGATGGTGGAAGTAAAAGGCATCGGTGAGTACAAAATCTTAGGCGAATCAATTGATGACGCCGCAGGTGAGGCATTTGATAAAACAGCGAAGTTGATGGGTTTAGACTACCCTGGTGGTCCACTGCTATCTAAGTTAGCGGAGAAGGGAACACCGGGTCGATTTAAATTCCCGCGTCCAATGACGGATCGTCCTGGGCTAGACATGAGTTTCTCTGGTCTTAAAACGTTTACCGCAAATACCATCGCGGCAAACGGCGATGATGATCAGACGCGCGCAGATATTGCATTAGCGTTTGAAGAAGCGGTATGTGCGACGCTGACCATTAAATGTAAGCGTGCATTGGAGCAAACCGGTTTTAAGCGTATCGTGATTGCTGGCGGTGTGAGTGCGAACCGTCGTTTACGTGCTGATCTCGAGCAGCTAGCGAAGAAGATTGGTGGAGAGGTTTATTATCCTCGCACTGAATTTTGTACCGACAACGGTGCCATGATTGCTTATGCAGGCATGCAACGCCTGAAAAACGGTGAGCTGGCGGATCTTTCTGTACAGGCTATG
- a CDS encoding NADAR family protein: MKQHEKKQYDIRNAAAFKKTTEQWGGLSNMAGGFPVVVNCVAIKSVEALYQACRFPHLPDVQEKILTQGSPMTAKMVGKPFREHSRDDWLAVRILVMKWCLRVKLAQNWDEFSSLLLSTQDMQIVEISNKDDFWGAKPVEQNLYVGVNALGRLLMELREQVIHNKKERFMVVPPLNIPQFKLYNQDILPVNKSDSRILATPQINMFDV; this comes from the coding sequence ATGAAACAACATGAAAAAAAGCAATATGACATAAGAAATGCAGCTGCATTTAAGAAAACCACCGAACAGTGGGGTGGTTTGTCAAATATGGCGGGCGGTTTTCCTGTTGTTGTAAATTGCGTGGCAATTAAAAGTGTGGAAGCACTATACCAAGCTTGTCGTTTTCCACATCTGCCTGACGTACAAGAAAAAATCCTAACACAAGGGAGTCCTATGACAGCGAAAATGGTAGGTAAACCATTTAGAGAGCATTCAAGAGACGACTGGCTAGCTGTTAGAATTTTAGTCATGAAGTGGTGTTTAAGAGTAAAGTTAGCTCAAAATTGGGATGAGTTTTCGTCACTCCTCCTGAGTACGCAGGATATGCAAATTGTTGAGATTTCGAATAAGGATGACTTCTGGGGGGCAAAACCTGTGGAGCAAAACTTATATGTTGGTGTAAATGCGCTAGGGCGATTGTTGATGGAACTTCGAGAACAAGTTATACATAATAAAAAAGAGCGCTTTATGGTTGTCCCTCCATTAAATATTCCTCAATTTAAACTCTACAATCAAGATATTTTGCCAGTAAATAAATCGGACTCTCGTATTTTAGCCACTCCACAAATTAACATGTTTGACGTTTAA
- a CDS encoding phosphoribosyltransferase-like protein: MEDLISSISSIIVDYADGEFGRLDEAHVRRWIEQFDEVDREVVLAETNRILKRTYITKEEFSKFISSLITSPKFSTEDQADFWSKASLCDVQLNGNSQTELVSLVRQHVQDKYGLQPKVNSHSEHYIYLDDFLFSGNRLVSDLRQWIINDAPQNCHMSVVLMGWYQSGIWYVQRTLPKLAEAYGKNITFKYWSIEDFRLENRLSYKDKSHVFWPEEVVMEIPEAREYIAGQEREPTFRVQNDLKNKVFSRKRRTQYELAITKAGLQILGYCQSPNKVVKPLGYNRFDGFGFGSTVFSFRNCPNNNPLAFWWGDPSYSTAHPFGKWYPLLQRKTYG; encoded by the coding sequence GTGGAAGATTTGATCAGTAGTATATCAAGTATAATAGTAGATTATGCGGATGGAGAGTTTGGTCGATTAGATGAAGCTCATGTTCGAAGATGGATTGAACAGTTTGATGAGGTTGATCGTGAAGTTGTTTTGGCCGAGACCAATAGAATTCTAAAGCGTACATATATTACAAAAGAAGAATTCTCAAAGTTTATCTCTTCATTAATTACATCTCCGAAATTTTCTACAGAGGACCAAGCAGACTTTTGGTCAAAGGCGTCTCTTTGTGATGTTCAGTTAAATGGTAATAGCCAGACTGAATTAGTCTCTTTAGTACGTCAACATGTTCAAGATAAGTACGGATTGCAGCCAAAGGTAAATAGCCATTCAGAGCACTATATATATTTAGATGATTTCTTATTTTCGGGGAATCGCCTAGTGTCTGATCTTCGACAATGGATTATTAACGATGCCCCTCAAAATTGTCATATGAGTGTGGTCCTTATGGGGTGGTATCAAAGTGGCATTTGGTACGTACAGCGAACATTGCCAAAGTTAGCAGAAGCTTACGGAAAGAACATTACATTCAAATACTGGTCAATCGAGGATTTTCGCCTAGAAAATCGATTGTCCTATAAAGATAAATCTCATGTATTCTGGCCAGAAGAAGTTGTAATGGAAATTCCAGAAGCCCGTGAGTACATTGCCGGACAGGAACGAGAGCCAACGTTTAGAGTTCAGAATGATCTCAAAAACAAAGTGTTCTCTCGCAAGCGCAGAACTCAATATGAGTTGGCGATTACCAAAGCGGGCTTACAAATATTAGGCTACTGTCAATCTCCAAATAAAGTGGTTAAGCCATTGGGCTACAATCGTTTTGATGGTTTTGGCTTTGGATCTACGGTTTTTAGCTTCCGAAACTGTCCAAATAACAACCCATTAGCGTTTTGGTGGGGTGACCCTAGTTACTCTACGGCACATCCGTTTGGTAAGTGGTATCCTTTATTACAAAGGAAAACATACGGCTAG
- the traJ gene encoding conjugal transfer transcriptional regulator TraJ, with amino-acid sequence MNHAEKVTRKNTTPIKVYCLPEERELIEANAKQAGLSVSTYLRRIGQGRQVKSVVDAQQVRELVKVNGDLGRLGGLLKLWLTNDVKAAQIGVPTIKAVLNRIDTTKDQMSTIMESVLRQR; translated from the coding sequence ATGAATCATGCAGAGAAAGTCACCAGAAAGAATACGACGCCAATCAAAGTCTATTGCCTGCCGGAAGAGCGTGAACTAATTGAAGCCAACGCCAAACAAGCCGGGCTGAGCGTATCCACTTACCTGCGCAGAATTGGTCAGGGACGCCAAGTGAAAAGCGTCGTTGATGCACAGCAGGTGCGAGAGCTGGTTAAGGTCAATGGCGATCTTGGCCGCCTTGGCGGTTTACTCAAACTCTGGCTGACCAATGATGTTAAAGCCGCGCAAATCGGTGTGCCGACCATCAAGGCCGTGCTGAACCGGATTGATACCACCAAAGATCAGATGAGCACCATCATGGAATCGGTCCTGCGCCAAAGGTGA
- a CDS encoding integrase: MATLVKTSSGTWKAVIRKTGWPTTSKTFRLKRDAEDWARRTEDEIVRGVYIKRSSSERLTIEEALKRYLAEISPTKRPATAACDARHSKPIIKALGKYSLAALTPEIIAKYRDDRLAGLDRCDARGNPAPKPRSPNTVRIDLALLSHLYNIAIKEWGIGLAINPVQNIRKPSPPSGRERRLTEEEEIQLLEAVEAHTNPMLAWIVRIALETGMRSSEITSLRRSQVDLKKRVVFLVETKNTMPRTVPLSLLALESFKQAINNPVRPIDTDLIFFGEPGKDGKRRPYNFNKVWMKIKAKIGLKDFKFHDLRHESVSRLVEGGLSDQQVAAISGHKSMQMLRRYTHLRAEDLVEELDAIAKGKKA, from the coding sequence ATGGCAACTTTAGTTAAAACTTCTTCAGGTACCTGGAAAGCCGTTATTCGAAAAACCGGCTGGCCGACGACGTCTAAAACTTTTCGTCTCAAACGCGATGCCGAGGATTGGGCAAGACGCACCGAAGATGAAATTGTGCGTGGCGTGTATATCAAACGTTCCTCATCTGAACGACTCACCATTGAAGAAGCGTTAAAACGCTACCTGGCAGAAATCTCACCGACCAAACGACCGGCGACCGCTGCCTGTGACGCGAGACATTCCAAACCGATTATCAAAGCCCTGGGAAAATACTCCCTGGCTGCCCTGACTCCCGAAATCATTGCCAAGTATCGAGACGACCGATTAGCTGGCCTGGACCGTTGCGACGCCAGAGGTAACCCGGCACCCAAACCACGCTCACCTAATACCGTGCGCATTGACCTGGCCCTGCTCAGTCACCTGTACAATATTGCGATTAAAGAATGGGGTATCGGCCTGGCAATTAACCCGGTCCAGAACATTCGTAAGCCCTCCCCACCTTCTGGCCGGGAACGACGCTTGACCGAGGAAGAAGAGATACAGCTCCTGGAAGCCGTTGAGGCGCACACTAATCCGATGCTGGCTTGGATTGTTCGTATCGCACTGGAAACCGGTATGCGTTCCTCTGAAATCACTTCTCTGCGCCGCTCTCAGGTTGATTTGAAAAAGCGTGTGGTTTTCCTGGTCGAAACCAAAAACACCATGCCGAGAACCGTTCCGCTTTCTCTCCTGGCGTTAGAATCCTTTAAGCAGGCGATTAATAATCCGGTACGGCCCATTGATACCGATCTGATTTTCTTTGGCGAACCAGGCAAAGACGGCAAGCGACGCCCGTACAACTTCAACAAAGTGTGGATGAAGATCAAAGCCAAGATTGGCCTGAAGGATTTTAAATTCCACGACCTGCGCCACGAGAGCGTCAGCCGCTTAGTTGAAGGCGGGCTAAGTGATCAGCAAGTCGCCGCCATCAGCGGCCACAAATCAATGCAGATGCTGCGCCGCTACACGCACCTCAGAGCCGAAGACCTGGTTGAAGAACTGGACGCGATTGCCAAAGGGAAAAAGGCTTAG
- a CDS encoding GatB/YqeY domain-containing protein — translation MALIEKLKEEQKSAMKAKDKLRLGTIRLALAAIKQREVDEQITLGDDDILAVLTKMVKQRRDSVAQYESAGRQDLADAEQAEIAVLGDFMPQPLTDEEVTALIESAITESGAAGMQDMGKVMGVLKPQIQGRADMGKVSGLVRSKLA, via the coding sequence ATGGCTCTTATTGAAAAACTCAAAGAAGAGCAAAAATCTGCGATGAAAGCCAAGGACAAATTGCGCCTTGGTACTATTCGTTTAGCTCTTGCCGCAATTAAGCAACGTGAAGTTGACGAACAGATTACTCTGGGCGATGACGATATCCTTGCTGTATTGACTAAAATGGTTAAACAACGTCGCGATTCTGTCGCTCAATACGAATCAGCAGGTCGTCAAGACTTGGCTGATGCTGAGCAAGCTGAAATTGCTGTACTTGGGGATTTTATGCCTCAACCGCTAACAGATGAAGAAGTAACTGCACTGATTGAAAGTGCAATTACAGAATCTGGCGCAGCGGGCATGCAAGACATGGGTAAAGTAATGGGCGTGCTTAAGCCTCAGATTCAAGGGCGCGCAGATATGGGTAAAGTAAGCGGTCTGGTTCGTTCCAAACTGGCTTAA
- the rpoD gene encoding RNA polymerase sigma factor RpoD translates to MDQNPQSQLKQLVIKGKEQGYLTYAEVNDHLPAEIVDSEQVEDIIQMINDMGIRVVETAPDADDLALNDDETITDEDAAEAAAAALSSVESEIGRTTDPVRMYMREMGTVELLTREGEIDIAKRIEDGINQVQNAVAEYPGTIPYILEQFDKIQAEELRLTDLITGFVDPNSDETTAPTATHIGSELAESDLEDEDEEDIDEDEDEDGDDSDSEEDTGIDPELALEKFTALRNTFQNFQLACNEFGKESPKAQIAHELVLDVFKEFRLTPKQFDYLVNELRTSMERVRTQERLIMKASVEYGKMPKKSFIALFTGNESSDAWLDEILASDKPYADKIRRSEDDIRRSIMKLKAIENETALTVQSIKDISRRMSIGEAKARRAKKEMVEANLRLVISIAKKYTNRGLQFLDLIQEGNIGLMKAVDKFEYRRGYKFSTYATWWIRQAITRSIADQARTIRIPVHMIETINKLNRISRQMLQEMGREPLPEELAERMQMPEDKIRKVLKIAKEPISMETPIGDDEDSHLGDFIEDTTLELPLDSATAGSLKVATKDVLAGLTPREAKVLRMRFGIDMNTDHTLEEVGKQFDVTRERIRQIEAKALRKLRHPSRSETLRSFLDE, encoded by the coding sequence ATGGATCAAAATCCGCAGTCACAGCTAAAACAGCTTGTCATTAAAGGCAAGGAACAAGGCTATCTGACCTACGCAGAAGTAAACGATCACCTACCAGCTGAAATCGTAGATTCAGAACAGGTAGAAGATATCATTCAGATGATCAACGACATGGGTATCCGTGTTGTTGAAACAGCACCAGATGCCGATGATCTGGCTCTGAATGACGATGAAACTATCACCGATGAAGATGCAGCAGAAGCTGCAGCGGCCGCTCTATCAAGTGTAGAGAGTGAAATTGGCCGTACAACGGATCCAGTGCGTATGTACATGCGTGAAATGGGTACCGTTGAACTACTGACTCGTGAGGGCGAAATCGACATCGCTAAGCGTATTGAAGATGGCATTAACCAAGTTCAAAACGCAGTGGCTGAGTATCCAGGCACTATCCCTTACATCCTTGAGCAGTTTGACAAAATTCAAGCAGAAGAGCTCCGCCTGACTGACCTGATTACTGGTTTTGTCGACCCAAATTCGGACGAAACTACTGCGCCAACGGCTACTCACATCGGTTCTGAACTCGCTGAATCTGATCTTGAAGATGAAGACGAAGAAGATATTGATGAGGATGAAGACGAGGACGGTGACGACTCAGATAGCGAAGAAGATACAGGTATTGATCCAGAGCTTGCTTTGGAAAAATTCACTGCGCTTCGCAATACATTCCAAAACTTCCAGCTAGCTTGTAACGAGTTCGGCAAAGAAAGCCCTAAAGCGCAAATTGCGCACGAGCTTGTATTGGATGTATTTAAAGAGTTCCGCCTAACACCTAAGCAGTTTGACTACCTAGTCAATGAACTGCGTACTTCTATGGAGCGAGTACGTACTCAAGAGCGCTTAATCATGAAAGCGTCTGTTGAATACGGAAAAATGCCTAAGAAGTCATTCATTGCCCTATTTACTGGTAATGAATCTAGCGATGCTTGGCTAGATGAAATTTTAGCATCTGATAAACCATACGCTGACAAAATCCGTCGTAGCGAAGATGACATTCGCCGCTCAATCATGAAGCTAAAAGCGATCGAAAATGAAACAGCTCTAACGGTTCAAAGCATTAAAGACATCAGCCGTCGTATGTCTATCGGTGAAGCTAAAGCTCGCCGCGCTAAGAAAGAGATGGTTGAAGCGAACTTACGTCTGGTTATCTCTATCGCGAAGAAATACACCAACCGTGGCCTACAGTTCTTGGATCTAATCCAGGAAGGTAACATCGGTCTGATGAAAGCGGTAGATAAGTTCGAATACCGTCGTGGTTACAAGTTCTCGACTTATGCAACTTGGTGGATTCGTCAGGCAATCACTCGTTCGATTGCAGACCAAGCTCGTACTATCCGTATTCCGGTTCATATGATCGAAACGATCAATAAACTGAACCGTATCTCTCGTCAAATGCTACAAGAGATGGGTCGTGAACCACTACCGGAAGAACTGGCAGAACGCATGCAGATGCCAGAAGACAAGATCCGTAAAGTACTTAAGATTGCGAAAGAGCCAATCTCGATGGAAACCCCTATCGGTGATGACGAAGATTCGCATCTAGGTGACTTTATCGAAGATACCACGCTTGAACTTCCACTGGATTCAGCGACAGCTGGTAGTCTTAAGGTAGCGACTAAAGACGTACTTGCAGGCTTAACGCCACGTGAAGCAAAAGTACTACGTATGCGCTTCGGTATCGATATGAACACTGACCACACTCTTGAAGAAGTAGGTAAGCAGTTCGACGTTACTCGTGAACGTATCCGTCAGATAGAAGCCAAAGCGTTACGTAAGCTACGTCACCCAAGCCGTTCAGAAACTCTGCGCAGCTTCCTAGACGAGTAA
- the traI gene encoding TraI/MobA(P) family conjugative relaxase → MIVKHIPMRSTHKSDFAGLINYLTDAQSKEHRLGHVKLTNCHADSVRDAISEVLATQQSNTRAKNDKTYHLIISFRAGEQLAQDVLSEIEKRVCDSLGFNGHQRISAVHNDTDNLHIHVAINKIHPTRHTMHEPYAAYRTLAEQCEQLEKAFGLQQDNHTPQQTHNAARAADMERHSGIESLAGWIKRECLQEMKAAQTWAELHDTCRTHGLTLSAKGNGLVFSADNGITVKASTVARDLSKPKLEARFGAFQSAQIDSNHSGQAAQRNYQKQPLKTRIDTSELYARYQREQKALATHKATALEQLRHKKNQQIINAKNNNKVRRAAIKLTGSGRFTKRVLYSQASQALQNNLASIHKHYQQERQQVYQTHSKRTWADWLKHQAQHGDQTALAALRAREAAQALNGNTLQGNGQTRKDQSSVIDSITKTGTVLFRSKNGAVRDDGQRLQVSVQSDSEAITQALKIALERYGSQISVNGSPEFKARVIRAAADTGLPLTFSDKGLEQRRLALLSTNHQAKPAKAQRRGVPPIGKAPPGIRRNTLSTLAQLDVMRFAKPAEQRLSALEQRKAQLRAEMAQKKQKQAKKSRSR, encoded by the coding sequence ATGATTGTTAAACACATTCCAATGCGTTCCACGCACAAATCTGATTTTGCCGGCTTAATCAATTACCTCACCGATGCTCAGAGCAAAGAGCACCGCTTGGGACACGTAAAGCTGACGAACTGCCACGCCGATTCGGTCCGGGATGCAATCAGCGAAGTGCTTGCCACTCAGCAGTCGAACACCCGGGCAAAGAACGATAAAACCTATCACCTGATCATCAGCTTCCGAGCCGGTGAACAGCTTGCTCAGGACGTGCTTTCAGAGATTGAAAAACGTGTGTGTGACAGCCTTGGATTTAACGGACATCAACGTATCAGCGCCGTTCACAACGACACCGACAACCTGCATATCCATGTTGCCATTAATAAGATTCATCCCACGCGCCACACCATGCATGAACCGTATGCCGCCTATCGAACCTTGGCCGAACAATGTGAGCAGTTAGAAAAAGCGTTTGGACTCCAGCAGGATAATCACACTCCGCAGCAAACTCACAACGCTGCGCGTGCGGCTGATATGGAGCGACACTCGGGCATTGAAAGCCTGGCCGGTTGGATTAAACGAGAGTGCTTACAAGAGATGAAAGCCGCCCAGACCTGGGCTGAATTACACGATACCTGCCGCACACATGGCCTAACGCTATCGGCCAAAGGTAATGGCTTGGTTTTCTCGGCTGACAATGGCATCACGGTCAAAGCCAGTACCGTTGCCCGCGATCTCTCAAAACCCAAATTAGAAGCTCGATTCGGCGCGTTCCAATCGGCTCAGATCGATAGCAATCACTCCGGCCAAGCCGCGCAGCGCAATTACCAAAAGCAGCCGCTAAAAACACGCATCGATACCAGCGAACTGTATGCACGCTATCAGCGTGAGCAAAAGGCTCTCGCAACTCATAAGGCCACCGCTTTAGAGCAGCTTCGCCACAAGAAAAACCAGCAAATCATCAATGCCAAAAATAACAACAAGGTTCGCCGCGCCGCCATCAAGCTGACCGGCAGCGGTCGATTTACCAAACGTGTGCTGTATTCCCAGGCGAGTCAGGCACTGCAAAACAACTTGGCCTCGATTCATAAACACTACCAACAAGAACGCCAACAGGTCTATCAAACTCACAGCAAGCGCACCTGGGCCGACTGGCTGAAACACCAAGCGCAACACGGCGACCAAACCGCATTAGCCGCGTTGCGAGCGCGAGAAGCAGCTCAGGCACTGAATGGCAACACGCTCCAGGGAAACGGGCAGACGCGCAAAGACCAGAGCAGTGTGATCGATTCAATCACCAAAACCGGCACCGTTCTGTTTCGCTCCAAAAATGGCGCAGTACGTGACGATGGTCAGCGCCTCCAGGTTTCGGTCCAATCCGACTCCGAAGCGATAACTCAGGCGCTGAAAATAGCCCTGGAGCGTTATGGCTCTCAGATCAGCGTCAATGGTTCTCCGGAGTTTAAAGCTCGTGTGATCCGCGCAGCGGCAGACACCGGCCTGCCCCTTACTTTCAGCGATAAAGGTCTGGAACAACGTCGATTAGCTTTGCTGTCTACCAACCATCAGGCCAAACCGGCTAAGGCTCAACGCCGTGGTGTTCCACCAATTGGCAAAGCGCCGCCAGGCATCAGGCGCAACACGCTCAGCACTCTTGCTCAGCTTGACGTCATGCGTTTTGCCAAACCAGCGGAGCAAAGGCTATCGGCGCTGGAACAACGTAAAGCGCAACTTCGCGCTGAAATGGCGCAGAAAAAACAGAAACAAGCCAAGAAGAGCAGAAGTCGATAA
- the dnaG gene encoding DNA primase, with product MAGHIPRSFIDDLLARLDIVDIIDARLKLKKKGKNYSACCPFHNEKTPSFSVSQEKQFYHCFGCGVHGNAIDFMMEYERLEFPEAIEELASFLGLDVPREQSQNGRFQSNQPQASTEQKRNLYDLMGSIAQFYRDQLKLSSSKIAIDYLKDRGLSGEIVQKFGIGYVADEWDLVRKNFGQNKQTQDMLVSGGMLIESDKGSRYDRFRGRVMFPIRDRRGRVIGFGGRVIGEGTPKYLNSPETPIFHKGKELYGLYEVMQAHREPEQILVVEGYMDVVALAQYGVDYSVASLGTSTTGDHIQLLFRQTKTVVCCYDGDRAGKEAAWRALENALQYLKTGNTLKFLFLPDGEDPDSYVRKYGKEALEQQIQQATPLSNYLFDNLIDIHQLNLGSNEGKSALRAHASALIDKIPDPYFQELLEKLLDERTGFDNRLRQSRKIVGETRPQPHKEIKRTPMREVIALLIQNPSYAQMVPELSSVRELGVPGLRLFVEVLEYCQQHPNINTGQLIEHWRDTSHEALLSRLAGWEIPLDEDNEQDIFLDSLDKILAQCVEKQIENLQAKERSVGLSAEEKRELLALMLDLKA from the coding sequence ATGGCAGGACACATCCCTCGCAGCTTTATCGATGACCTACTCGCCCGACTTGATATTGTCGATATCATTGACGCACGCTTAAAACTTAAGAAAAAAGGCAAAAACTACAGCGCTTGCTGCCCTTTTCACAATGAAAAAACACCGTCGTTCAGCGTAAGCCAAGAAAAGCAGTTTTATCACTGTTTTGGCTGTGGTGTTCACGGGAACGCCATCGACTTTATGATGGAGTACGAGCGTTTAGAATTTCCTGAAGCTATTGAAGAACTTGCCTCTTTCCTTGGCTTAGATGTTCCTAGAGAACAAAGCCAAAACGGACGCTTCCAATCCAATCAACCTCAAGCCAGTACCGAACAAAAGCGCAATCTTTATGATCTTATGGGCAGCATTGCTCAGTTTTACCGAGATCAACTCAAGCTCTCAAGCAGCAAGATCGCCATTGATTATTTAAAAGATCGCGGCCTTTCGGGTGAGATCGTTCAGAAATTTGGCATCGGCTATGTTGCTGATGAGTGGGATCTTGTTCGTAAGAACTTCGGACAAAATAAACAAACCCAAGATATGCTTGTTTCGGGCGGTATGTTGATCGAAAGCGACAAAGGCAGTCGTTACGACCGCTTTCGTGGCCGAGTTATGTTCCCGATCCGAGACCGTCGTGGTCGCGTTATTGGCTTTGGTGGCCGAGTCATTGGCGAAGGCACGCCTAAATACCTCAACTCTCCCGAAACGCCAATCTTCCATAAAGGCAAAGAGTTGTATGGCCTTTATGAAGTCATGCAAGCGCATCGTGAACCTGAACAGATCTTGGTGGTTGAAGGCTACATGGACGTGGTCGCACTCGCCCAATATGGTGTCGACTACTCTGTTGCCTCACTGGGTACGTCAACAACGGGTGATCACATTCAGCTGCTGTTTCGCCAAACAAAAACCGTAGTGTGTTGCTACGATGGTGACCGAGCGGGTAAAGAAGCGGCATGGCGAGCGTTGGAAAATGCGCTTCAGTACCTTAAAACAGGCAATACACTTAAGTTCTTGTTTTTACCTGATGGTGAAGACCCAGACAGCTACGTTCGCAAATATGGAAAAGAAGCGCTTGAGCAGCAAATACAGCAAGCGACTCCGCTTTCAAACTACCTGTTTGATAACCTAATTGACATCCATCAGCTTAACCTTGGCAGTAATGAAGGTAAATCTGCGCTACGTGCACATGCCAGCGCCTTGATCGATAAAATACCTGATCCATACTTTCAAGAGTTACTTGAAAAGCTATTGGATGAGCGAACTGGATTTGATAACCGACTTCGCCAATCACGAAAGATCGTGGGTGAGACTCGACCTCAACCGCATAAGGAGATAAAACGCACTCCGATGCGAGAGGTTATCGCTTTGCTTATCCAGAATCCGAGCTATGCTCAAATGGTACCAGAACTCTCAAGTGTGAGAGAATTAGGGGTACCAGGACTAAGATTATTTGTAGAGGTGCTTGAATATTGTCAGCAGCACCCCAATATAAATACGGGCCAGTTGATTGAGCACTGGCGTGATACAAGCCATGAGGCTTTACTTTCTCGTCTTGCTGGGTGGGAAATCCCACTAGATGAAGATAATGAACAAGATATATTCTTAGACTCATTGGACAAAATTCTTGCCCAGTGCGTTGAAAAGCAAATTGAAAACCTGCAGGCCAAAGAAAGAAGTGTCGGTTTATCAGCCGAAGAAAAAAGGGAGCTGCTAGCGTTGATGCTAGATTTAAAAGCGTAA